In Prochlorococcus marinus str. MIT 1214, one DNA window encodes the following:
- a CDS encoding tetratricopeptide repeat protein encodes MEKASKEEKINIDVSEVKLFSVPFSLVEVKKDISISTNSSIKPSEKELIDQAFKYHSKGNISEAAKYYQDFINQGFKDHNVFSNYASILKSLGKFKEAEISIRKAIELKPDFANAHSNLGNILSELGKFKEAEISQRKAIGLKPDLVNAHFNLGNILSQLGNSKEAQISIQNAIELKPNFAEAHYNLGNILCDLGRFKEAEMSTRKAIELKPDMAEAHYNLGNILTEFGKFKEAEISIRKAIELKPNLADAYTTLAEIFRRLGRSKEAIDCSEKTLEIRPWSIKGLYGLDHTCEIKPIS; translated from the coding sequence GTGGAAAAAGCGAGTAAGGAAGAAAAAATCAATATCGACGTATCTGAAGTGAAGCTATTTTCAGTTCCGTTTTCTTTAGTTGAAGTTAAAAAGGATATCTCTATCTCTACCAATAGTTCAATTAAACCTTCAGAAAAAGAATTGATTGATCAAGCATTTAAGTATCATTCAAAAGGTAATATTTCAGAAGCAGCGAAATACTATCAAGATTTTATTAATCAAGGTTTTAAGGACCATAACGTTTTTTCTAACTATGCATCAATCTTAAAAAGTCTTGGGAAGTTCAAAGAAGCTGAAATATCAATCCGCAAAGCAATAGAACTAAAACCTGATTTTGCGAATGCTCACTCAAATCTGGGAAACATATTGAGTGAGCTTGGGAAATTCAAAGAAGCTGAAATATCTCAGCGTAAAGCAATTGGATTAAAACCTGATTTAGTAAACGCTCATTTTAATCTTGGCAATATATTGAGTCAACTTGGAAACTCAAAAGAAGCTCAAATATCAATTCAAAATGCGATTGAACTTAAACCAAACTTCGCCGAGGCGCATTACAATCTTGGCAATATATTGTGCGATCTAGGCAGATTTAAAGAAGCTGAAATGTCCACTCGAAAAGCAATTGAGTTAAAACCAGATATGGCAGAGGCACATTACAATCTTGGAAATATATTGACTGAGTTTGGGAAATTCAAAGAAGCTGAAATATCAATTAGAAAAGCGATTGAACTCAAACCTAACCTGGCGGATGCTTATACCACTTTGGCTGAGATATTTAGGCGACTTGGTAGAAGTAAAGAGGCGATAGATTGCTCAGAAAAAACCTTAGAGATTAGGCCTTGGTCAATTAAAGGTTTATATGGATTAGATCATACATGTGAAATTAAACCTATTTCATAA